A single Chryseobacterium sp. DNA region contains:
- the dgt gene encoding dGTP triphosphohydrolase yields the protein MDWTKLLSSERIRRSTPTDRRNAFESDYGRIIYSPALRRMHDKTQVFPLTTDDNIHSRLTHSNEVMSLGYTFGIKLSESEKFQRITGKTESELFRIIPILLQNICLVHDIGNSPFGHFGETIICNYFKELFEKEKEYFSALTPHQKSDFVHYDGNAQGLRVLTKLQILNDPFGLNLTYATLASSIKYPNFKKINKLKKKEKETIGEIFNDNFIENNKHGIFYSELEYFDLIVNETGLKLGDRELRHPLCYLMEAADTIAYLCMDMEDGFNKGIYSLDHIAKKFRQHKEIEVCKEVYDILTDKFQDETYKIVSARIKLIAYFVKISFDNFINNLDRIENGTYNEELIEDDNNNVYEIVKSFSTEIFKSREINNLESTGYSVIVGLLEFYIDFIFLKKDDSFANRTTALISKSIIDAAIEENLIKTCERKIENIITDLQSRQKIFQEKDNIDNKLNKNINKALAIQNYFSKLSPIYLELFEKQKKQKLTAEEYKRLSKVRFKIIKNINPCFNDLDLYYKLRVVVDFISGMTDQYALKHYQKISGQRIN from the coding sequence ATGGATTGGACAAAACTATTGTCATCAGAAAGAATAAGGAGATCAACACCAACAGACAGGAGAAATGCGTTTGAAAGTGATTATGGAAGAATAATTTATAGCCCTGCATTAAGAAGAATGCATGATAAAACACAAGTTTTCCCTTTAACAACCGATGATAATATTCATTCTAGATTAACACATTCCAATGAAGTTATGTCTTTAGGTTATACTTTTGGAATAAAATTATCAGAATCTGAAAAGTTTCAAAGAATAACAGGCAAAACAGAATCAGAATTATTTAGAATAATTCCTATATTGTTACAAAATATATGTTTAGTTCACGACATAGGAAATTCACCTTTTGGACATTTTGGAGAAACAATTATTTGCAATTATTTTAAAGAGTTGTTTGAAAAAGAAAAGGAATATTTTAGTGCTCTAACTCCACATCAAAAAAGTGATTTTGTTCATTATGATGGCAATGCACAAGGCTTAAGAGTTCTAACTAAATTACAAATATTAAATGATCCTTTTGGATTAAACTTAACATATGCAACACTTGCTTCATCAATAAAGTATCCTAATTTCAAAAAAATAAATAAGTTAAAGAAAAAAGAAAAAGAAACTATTGGTGAAATTTTTAATGATAATTTTATTGAAAACAATAAACATGGCATTTTTTACTCTGAATTAGAATATTTTGATCTTATTGTTAATGAAACAGGTTTAAAATTAGGAGATAGAGAACTGAGACATCCCCTTTGCTATTTAATGGAAGCAGCAGATACAATAGCATATTTATGTATGGATATGGAAGATGGCTTTAACAAGGGTATTTATTCTTTAGATCATATTGCAAAAAAATTTAGACAGCATAAAGAAATAGAGGTTTGTAAAGAGGTTTATGATATACTAACCGATAAATTTCAAGATGAAACTTACAAAATTGTTAGTGCTAGAATAAAACTAATTGCATATTTTGTCAAAATTAGCTTTGACAATTTTATAAATAATCTTGATAGAATTGAGAATGGGACTTATAATGAGGAATTAATTGAAGATGATAACAACAATGTTTATGAAATTGTTAAAAGCTTTAGTACTGAAATTTTCAAATCTAGAGAAATTAATAATTTAGAATCAACGGGATATTCGGTTATAGTAGGACTATTAGAATTCTACATAGATTTCATATTCTTAAAAAAAGATGATAGTTTTGCAAACAGAACCACAGCTTTAATTTCAAAATCAATAATTGATGCTGCAATAGAAGAAAACTTAATTAAAACATGTGAGAGAAAAATTGAAAATATTATTACAGATTTACAATCAAGACAAAAAATATTTCAAGAAAAAGACAATATTGATAACAAGCTAAATAAGAATATTAATAAAGCTTTAGCTATACAAAATTATTTTTCGAAACTTTCCCCAATATATTTGGAATTATTTGAAAAACAAAAAAAACAAAAACTCACTGCTGAAGAATATAAAAGATTGTCAAAAGTAAGATTTAAAATTATTAAAAATATAAATCCATGTTTTAATGATTTGGATCTCTATTATAAGCTTAGAGTTGTTGTTGATTTCATTAGCGGAATGACTGATCAATATGCATTAAAGCACTACCAAAAAATAAGTGGACAAAGAATTAATTAG
- a CDS encoding N-6 DNA methylase: protein MDKELISTETHIKNEAKYFLQYLEKITVAEIIDFIESLSQFSDIYIFSGVIRNFFIQYNEKARDIDIVYQGDDLALNNFLKNYDFRINSFNGYKINLAGFTIDLWKVESTWAIKNEKIRWELFDAYVLPKSTFFNFSSIIFDYKAQSFLFTNDFTNFLDTNILDLVLEENPLPQLCILNTIYYKEKFNLKISERLKQFCVDNFNHYSNEDFNKIQIKHFSEIKYSYSDLEEFINIFKKTNSLLEQLNLFQKEELFYFDDLFKESTDFLNSRAKQSLIDLSPTAFFCIKGEPLILFFENYRDSDKQEEIEIQIWNFNQSPIIFINDGKQWIIKNGFKLLNSRTGLDVIKNSNLKDFDYFEIITGKTWDKFQKQFKQENRVDYFLLNNISEFRKKLILDYNLNSKIANSLIGRSIFIRYLIDREINLDKYKIKNQNDFHNILAEKEDCYKLFTEILEDFGDNLFPLKYKIDEEIISENEFVTNEHLSILIALLKGGKLLKDSTILSLFNLYDFSIIPIEFISNIYERFIGAENQAIKGAYYTPLFLVDYIEKETVKLFFNNNNETFNCKVLDPACGSGVFLVETLRLIINQYKKINPSYKDSEDNYKKYKIDLINLLTANIFGIDKDENAVSVAIFSLYITLLDNLVPKSIKDFKLPTLVNKNFFVADFFDLNHDFNIKLKKHSFEFILGNPPWKTKHAKEKQLFEKYVENRKRKEGSNLEIDNREIAEAFLVRVSDFNFNEAALIVVSKILYKISRKNKKGIFRNYLLNNFSLRKIIELSSVRHQIFNQSSDSAIAPATIIFYKKQSDENLLRENIIKHISLKPNIFFEVFKLMIIEKYDIKEITQGFLIDEDWIWKVLVYGNILDYQFIKRFKSTKSIYDYINNEKNFLFGKGIIVNGGDENKILDHKKIDHSIISKQKGLTPFNIEYSANFLKNLQYVHRPRKLSLFKAPVLLVGKGITSEFRAKAAISSIDVIYTDAITGIKPLNDYAKNIIYTLESLFNSDFFSYFLLQTNSSIGIEREQSHDKDDKFSIPLIIDENGVLKTYSEELKLLFSQRNARDFSDYESQDLEKQILKVEKQINNFLNKLYNISPSEKALISYANDVTIPLLKGSIESKRKLIGKIKYKENFLENYADIFNDHFSKRFKSDGNYFETEILWSEFTILMKFKIIPTPSTSINAIQWSKNDNNELLTFLIKLGFEKLSENLYLQKDIKGFEDDFFYIAKPNQYKSWHTALAYLDLAEFIEAFFKLDNGEYIKNEN from the coding sequence GTGGACAAAGAATTAATTAGTACAGAAACACATATTAAAAATGAAGCTAAATATTTTTTACAATATTTAGAAAAAATTACTGTGGCAGAAATAATAGATTTCATAGAAAGTCTGTCACAGTTTTCTGATATATATATATTTAGTGGGGTAATTAGAAATTTTTTCATACAGTATAATGAAAAAGCAAGAGATATAGATATCGTTTATCAGGGAGATGATTTAGCATTAAATAATTTTTTAAAAAATTATGATTTCCGAATTAATAGTTTTAATGGATATAAGATCAATTTAGCAGGGTTTACTATTGATTTATGGAAAGTTGAATCTACTTGGGCAATCAAGAATGAAAAAATAAGATGGGAATTATTTGATGCTTATGTTTTGCCAAAATCAACATTTTTTAATTTTTCATCAATAATATTTGATTACAAGGCTCAAAGCTTTTTATTTACTAATGATTTTACTAATTTCCTAGATACTAATATTTTAGATTTAGTTTTAGAGGAAAACCCTTTACCTCAATTATGCATTTTAAATACAATTTATTATAAAGAAAAATTTAATTTAAAAATCTCTGAAAGATTAAAACAATTTTGTGTTGATAATTTTAATCATTACTCGAATGAAGACTTTAATAAAATTCAGATTAAACATTTCTCTGAAATTAAATATTCATACAGCGATTTAGAAGAATTTATAAATATTTTTAAAAAGACAAATTCTCTATTAGAACAGCTTAATTTATTTCAAAAAGAAGAATTATTTTATTTTGATGATTTATTTAAAGAAAGTACTGATTTTCTAAATAGTAGAGCCAAACAATCATTGATTGATCTTTCTCCAACTGCCTTTTTCTGTATTAAAGGAGAACCATTAATATTATTTTTTGAAAATTATAGAGATTCTGATAAGCAAGAAGAGATAGAGATACAAATTTGGAATTTTAACCAATCCCCCATAATTTTCATTAATGATGGAAAACAATGGATAATAAAAAATGGATTTAAACTATTAAATAGTAGAACAGGTCTTGATGTAATAAAAAATAGTAATCTTAAGGATTTTGATTATTTTGAAATTATAACAGGAAAAACTTGGGATAAGTTTCAAAAGCAATTTAAACAAGAAAATAGAGTTGATTATTTTCTATTAAATAATATAAGTGAATTTAGAAAAAAGTTAATATTAGATTATAATTTAAATTCTAAAATTGCCAACTCATTAATTGGAAGATCCATCTTTATACGCTATTTAATAGATAGAGAAATAAATCTAGATAAATATAAAATCAAGAATCAGAATGATTTTCATAATATACTCGCAGAAAAAGAAGATTGCTATAAATTATTCACTGAAATTTTAGAAGATTTTGGAGACAATCTTTTTCCGTTAAAGTATAAAATTGATGAGGAAATAATTTCAGAGAATGAATTTGTTACTAATGAACATTTATCAATTTTAATAGCTTTATTAAAAGGTGGAAAATTACTAAAAGATTCAACAATATTATCATTATTTAACTTATATGATTTTTCTATAATTCCAATTGAATTCATTAGTAATATTTATGAGAGATTTATTGGAGCCGAAAATCAAGCAATAAAGGGAGCATACTATACACCTTTATTCCTAGTTGACTATATTGAAAAAGAGACAGTTAAACTTTTTTTCAACAATAATAATGAAACTTTTAACTGTAAAGTTTTAGATCCAGCATGTGGGTCTGGAGTTTTCTTAGTTGAGACTTTAAGATTAATAATCAATCAGTATAAGAAAATAAATCCTTCATATAAAGATAGTGAAGACAATTATAAAAAATATAAGATTGACTTAATAAATTTATTAACTGCAAATATTTTTGGAATTGATAAAGACGAAAATGCTGTTAGTGTTGCTATCTTTTCCCTATACATAACTTTATTAGATAATCTTGTTCCTAAAAGCATTAAAGACTTTAAACTACCAACATTAGTTAACAAAAATTTTTTTGTTGCCGACTTCTTTGATTTAAATCATGATTTCAATATTAAATTGAAAAAGCATTCTTTTGAATTTATTTTAGGAAACCCTCCCTGGAAAACTAAACATGCTAAGGAAAAACAGTTGTTTGAAAAATATGTTGAAAATAGAAAAAGAAAAGAAGGATCTAATCTTGAGATTGATAATAGAGAAATTGCAGAAGCATTTTTAGTCAGAGTTTCAGATTTTAATTTTAATGAAGCTGCTTTAATAGTTGTAAGTAAAATTCTATATAAAATAAGTAGAAAAAATAAAAAAGGAATTTTTAGAAATTATCTATTAAATAATTTCTCTCTTAGAAAGATTATTGAACTCTCATCTGTCAGACACCAAATATTTAACCAATCAAGTGATAGTGCAATTGCACCTGCAACTATAATATTTTATAAAAAACAGAGTGATGAAAACCTATTAAGAGAAAATATAATAAAACATATCTCACTTAAGCCAAACATATTTTTTGAAGTATTCAAGTTAATGATTATTGAAAAATATGATATAAAAGAAATCACACAAGGTTTTCTTATAGATGAAGATTGGATATGGAAAGTATTAGTTTATGGAAATATATTAGACTACCAATTTATAAAAAGATTTAAGTCAACAAAATCTATTTATGACTATATAAATAATGAAAAAAACTTTTTGTTTGGCAAAGGTATAATTGTGAATGGTGGTGATGAAAATAAAATTTTAGATCATAAGAAGATAGATCATTCTATTATTTCAAAACAGAAAGGGTTAACACCTTTTAATATTGAATATTCAGCAAATTTTCTTAAAAATCTACAATATGTCCATAGACCAAGAAAATTGTCTCTATTCAAAGCACCTGTATTACTTGTAGGTAAGGGTATAACTAGTGAATTTAGAGCTAAAGCAGCTATTTCATCAATAGATGTTATTTATACTGATGCAATAACAGGCATAAAACCATTGAATGATTATGCTAAAAATATTATATATACTCTTGAGAGCTTATTTAATTCTGATTTTTTTAGTTACTTCTTATTACAAACTAATTCTTCCATAGGAATTGAGAGGGAGCAATCACATGATAAAGATGACAAATTTTCAATTCCGCTCATAATTGATGAGAATGGTGTCTTAAAAACATACTCTGAGGAATTGAAACTTTTATTTAGTCAGAGAAATGCTAGAGATTTTTCAGATTATGAAAGTCAAGACTTAGAAAAACAAATATTAAAAGTAGAGAAACAAATCAATAATTTTCTAAATAAGCTATACAACATTTCACCAAGTGAAAAGGCTTTAATAAGTTATGCAAATGATGTCACAATTCCCTTATTAAAAGGAAGTATTGAAAGTAAAAGAAAGCTTATAGGTAAAATTAAATATAAAGAGAACTTTCTGGAAAATTATGCTGACATATTTAATGATCACTTTAGTAAAAGATTTAAATCTGATGGCAACTATTTTGAAACAGAGATCCTATGGTCTGAATTTACCATTTTAATGAAATTCAAAATAATACCAACCCCTTCAACAAGTATTAATGCTATTCAATGGAGTAAAAATGATAATAATGAATTACTAACCTTCCTAATTAAATTAGGTTTTGAAAAATTAAGTGAAAATTTATATTTACAAAAAGATATTAAAGGCTTTGAAGATGATTTCTTTTATATTGCAAAACCAAATCAATACAAATCTTGGCACACAGCATTAGCATACCTAGATCTAGCTGAATTTATTGAGGCTTTTTTCAAACTTGATAATGGAGAATATATAAAAAATGAAAATTAA
- a CDS encoding IS481 family transposase yields MNKQQQQVKARKDWLKIYLESGSVTKTALRCGIARSTLHRWIKRYKEEGEQGLSDKSRRPKTLTNTKVTKETESIILDLREKKRWGAARISIHLLRKGIMLSAMTVWRVLFKHKVNPVVKRRKKSDYKRYSKEVPGDRVQLDVTKIRNKAYQFTAIDDCTRMKVIRIYSNKKAESTIHFLGEILDTFYLPIQHIQTDWGTEFFNYSFQYELHEHFIKYRPIKPRSPHLNGKVERTQQTDKSEFWSLVDLSDTDLDLNALAIEWQEFYNKKRPHSSLNGKTPWEKLQSLEHLIPNSA; encoded by the coding sequence ATGAATAAACAACAACAGCAAGTCAAGGCTCGCAAAGATTGGCTTAAAATCTATTTAGAATCAGGGTCTGTAACAAAGACGGCTTTACGTTGTGGAATTGCAAGATCAACACTTCACCGTTGGATAAAAAGGTATAAAGAAGAAGGAGAACAAGGACTGTCAGATAAGTCAAGACGTCCTAAAACCCTCACCAATACTAAGGTTACAAAAGAAACTGAATCTATTATCCTTGATTTAAGAGAGAAAAAAAGATGGGGAGCTGCAAGAATCTCAATTCATCTACTTCGAAAAGGAATTATGCTTTCTGCAATGACTGTTTGGCGGGTACTCTTTAAACACAAAGTTAATCCTGTAGTAAAAAGGCGTAAAAAATCTGATTACAAAAGATACAGCAAAGAAGTTCCAGGTGATAGAGTTCAACTGGATGTTACTAAAATCAGGAATAAAGCTTATCAATTTACAGCTATTGATGACTGTACAAGAATGAAAGTTATTAGGATCTATTCTAATAAAAAGGCAGAAAGTACTATACATTTTTTAGGTGAAATTTTGGATACATTCTATCTTCCTATACAGCATATTCAAACCGACTGGGGAACGGAATTTTTTAATTATTCCTTTCAATACGAATTGCATGAGCATTTTATCAAGTACCGACCCATCAAGCCCAGATCTCCTCATTTAAATGGTAAAGTAGAAAGAACCCAACAGACTGACAAATCCGAATTCTGGTCGCTAGTGGATTTATCTGATACAGATCTTGATTTAAATGCTTTAGCTATTGAATGGCAGGAGTTTTACAATAAGAAAAGACCACACTCTTCTTTGAATGGAAAAACACCTTGGGAAAAATTACAGTCATTGGAACATCTCATTCCTAATTCAGCCTGA
- a CDS encoding DUF3871 family protein, with product MEANTQSVNLYHLKNDCIIPVFSKDNEKTIAHQELIDVVMNAAQKAFPMQNITEPEIRVSHQIKGRTPDAIHLNVKDLLSHQKTIYYERMAFIIRIPGITDIVNGNELSLTIGGVRSYNLENLYNKKTLERMKFFIGFQNQVCCNLCVSTDGFKEDMRVSGTQDLYSKTLDVMQNYDAELHLKEMKELPHDSLSEHQFAQLIGRSRLYQHLPKLEKQNIPLLNFNDSHINTMAKDYYEDKNFCRQEDGRINLWDLYNLFTQANKSSYIDTFLDRNLNAFEFSKGIQKTLNGNSDYCWFLS from the coding sequence ATTGAAGCCAATACACAATCGGTCAATCTTTACCATTTAAAGAATGACTGTATAATACCTGTTTTCAGTAAAGATAATGAAAAAACAATTGCTCACCAAGAGCTAATTGATGTGGTAATGAATGCTGCACAAAAGGCATTTCCTATGCAAAATATTACAGAACCTGAAATTAGGGTATCACATCAGATTAAAGGCAGGACACCAGATGCTATACACCTAAATGTAAAAGACCTATTGAGCCACCAAAAAACCATTTATTATGAAAGAATGGCCTTCATCATCAGAATTCCTGGTATTACAGATATAGTGAATGGAAATGAATTATCACTTACAATAGGTGGTGTCAGAAGTTATAATCTGGAAAACCTTTACAATAAGAAAACATTGGAGCGAATGAAGTTCTTCATTGGTTTCCAGAACCAGGTATGCTGTAATTTATGTGTATCAACAGATGGATTCAAGGAAGATATGAGAGTATCTGGTACTCAGGATTTATATTCCAAAACATTGGATGTAATGCAGAATTATGATGCAGAGCTTCATTTAAAGGAGATGAAGGAGCTTCCTCATGATTCTCTTTCTGAACATCAGTTTGCACAGCTTATAGGCAGAAGCAGGTTGTATCAGCATTTACCAAAACTGGAGAAACAGAATATTCCATTGCTCAATTTTAATGATAGCCATATCAATACTATGGCAAAGGATTATTACGAGGATAAGAACTTTTGCAGGCAGGAGGATGGGAGGATAAATTTATGGGATCTCTATAACCTCTTCACGCAGGCTAATAAGTCCTCATATATAGATACTTTCCTAGATAGGAATCTGAACGCTTTTGAATTTAGCAAAGGTATTCAGAAAACGCTCAATGGTAATTCTGATTACTGTTGGTTTCTGAGCTAG
- a CDS encoding helix-turn-helix transcriptional regulator: MRIRKGITQVELVGRMRGEIDPTNISRMESGKTNITIYQLYRLSEGLEIPMKDFLDFELPEKQI, translated from the coding sequence TTGAGAATACGAAAAGGTATTACTCAGGTTGAACTGGTGGGCAGAATGAGAGGTGAAATCGACCCTACTAATATTTCCAGAATGGAGTCTGGCAAAACTAATATTACAATTTATCAGTTGTATAGACTTAGTGAAGGGTTAGAAATTCCAATGAAAGATTTCTTAGATTTTGAGCTACCTGAAAAACAAATTTAG
- a CDS encoding beta-ketoacyl synthase N-terminal-like domain-containing protein — MNGKDHKVVVTALGVCSPLGHSVESFIEHYKTTPLEISSKIDNTLLEEELSTFKKVNQRRMDRVTRIAMLAAASCLRDSRLEINESIVNDVGGIFSTEYGPIASARDFVNSGFELGLNSASPLLFPYTVGNAAPGAITILMGARGFNTTLSGHNPVAYTYDVISSGKAKAILAGGFEELVPEIEESYAKRTILKEGLKKSAPISMLSEGSAMLFIESEAFAKSRNADILFEVCGYGVTSNLQKNEVSLDNFGYLAPDIIAKTMSSALKRSGVSLDQISLIISLSRNDSDQVFSEETAIKSIWNEDVPHIHYIKQTLGETFGSSGSFAAIIGYLIGLDLKDFSDSKKWVMINSYHIGGNCISVIIAL; from the coding sequence ATGAACGGAAAAGATCATAAAGTAGTTGTTACTGCTTTGGGAGTATGTTCTCCTTTGGGGCACTCTGTAGAAAGCTTTATAGAACACTATAAAACGACTCCTCTGGAAATTTCATCAAAGATTGACAATACTCTTTTAGAAGAAGAATTGTCAACTTTCAAAAAAGTAAATCAGAGAAGAATGGATCGGGTAACGAGGATAGCGATGTTGGCTGCTGCTTCATGTTTAAGAGATTCCCGTTTAGAAATTAATGAATCAATTGTGAATGATGTCGGAGGCATTTTCTCAACAGAATACGGGCCTATTGCGAGCGCACGTGATTTTGTTAATTCTGGTTTTGAACTGGGACTCAATTCTGCCAGTCCTTTATTATTTCCTTATACCGTAGGTAATGCTGCACCTGGAGCAATAACGATACTGATGGGAGCCAGAGGATTCAATACCACACTTTCGGGACATAATCCTGTAGCTTATACTTATGATGTCATATCAAGTGGTAAGGCTAAAGCTATTCTGGCAGGAGGTTTTGAAGAGCTCGTTCCTGAGATAGAAGAGTCTTATGCAAAAAGGACTATTTTGAAGGAAGGGCTTAAAAAATCAGCGCCAATTAGCATGCTTTCAGAAGGAAGTGCTATGCTGTTTATAGAATCTGAGGCTTTTGCCAAGTCCAGAAATGCTGATATTCTTTTTGAGGTATGTGGTTATGGTGTTACTTCAAATTTGCAGAAAAACGAGGTTTCTCTTGATAATTTCGGATACCTGGCTCCTGATATAATTGCCAAGACAATGTCATCTGCTTTAAAAAGAAGCGGAGTCAGTTTGGATCAGATATCATTGATTATCTCTCTTTCTCGTAATGACAGTGATCAGGTGTTTTCTGAAGAAACTGCAATAAAGAGTATTTGGAATGAAGATGTACCTCACATTCATTATATTAAACAAACTTTGGGAGAAACTTTTGGTTCTTCAGGCAGTTTTGCCGCAATAATCGGTTATCTGATCGGACTTGATCTCAAAGACTTCTCGGATTCAAAAAAATGGGTAATGATAAACAGCTATCATATAGGTGGTAACTGCATTAGTGTGATCATCGCTCTTTGA
- a CDS encoding JAB domain-containing protein yields MEISVTYNTGNFEKIRISSHKQAYNLVIENWNLGTIEFQEECKVILMNKGNFVLGIYNVSKGGIDSSVVDIRIILAVALKCNATQLILVHNHPSGSLTPSNSDKNITEKLSKACDLLNLTLLDHLIITRNDYYSLNKEDNFL; encoded by the coding sequence ATGGAAATATCTGTTACGTATAATACAGGTAATTTTGAAAAAATAAGGATAAGCAGCCATAAGCAAGCCTACAATCTCGTTATTGAAAACTGGAACCTAGGTACTATTGAATTTCAGGAAGAATGCAAAGTAATACTTATGAATAAAGGAAACTTCGTATTAGGGATTTACAATGTTTCAAAAGGAGGTATAGACAGCTCAGTGGTAGACATAAGAATCATTCTGGCGGTAGCTCTTAAATGTAACGCTACTCAACTGATACTGGTGCATAATCATCCTAGCGGAAGCCTCACACCAAGCAATTCAGACAAAAACATAACTGAGAAGTTAAGCAAGGCTTGTGATTTACTGAATTTGACACTTTTAGATCATTTGATTATTACAAGAAATGATTATTATAGCCTTAACAAAGAAGATAATTTTTTATAG
- a CDS encoding surface-adhesin E family protein, whose translation MKKLLFITVLLLSIPIPSQQGVDSIYIPQYDKSFDDQGFQYATTSLDGKRYYVKMDKTKKLFDKTIMSVDVWVKYNYTSKTKGKNGKSKKIDTGHYLEYMNFDCSGRTYTGGEILQYNSTGKLINRDERFSNITRKIVPGSVSEGLLEAVCHKTN comes from the coding sequence ATGAAAAAACTACTATTTATTACGGTTTTATTATTATCAATTCCAATACCCAGTCAACAGGGAGTTGATTCAATATATATTCCTCAATACGATAAATCGTTTGATGACCAAGGTTTTCAATATGCAACCACATCTTTAGATGGTAAAAGGTATTATGTAAAGATGGACAAGACCAAGAAGCTATTTGATAAAACCATCATGTCTGTAGATGTTTGGGTAAAGTATAACTATACCTCTAAAACAAAGGGTAAGAATGGAAAATCAAAGAAAATCGATACCGGGCATTATTTAGAATATATGAACTTTGATTGCAGTGGAAGAACCTACACAGGAGGAGAAATATTACAGTATAACTCTACTGGAAAACTTATTAATCGAGATGAAAGATTCTCGAATATTACAAGAAAAATTGTGCCAGGTTCAGTAAGTGAAGGGCTACTTGAAGCAGTTTGTCATAAAACCAATTAA
- the fabZ gene encoding 3-hydroxyacyl-ACP dehydratase FabZ: protein MNNESNIIENEYKNIAARIPQRYPFLFVDRIIEVSKDKAVCIKNISLTDPYFVGHFPDEPIFPGVLLIEACAQVGGIMIAEHEEYSQRGYIAMLDKFKFIDFIVPGDTVFITCNLISLFGKFVKSSVEARVDNRIVGKGMITYNFKK, encoded by the coding sequence ATGAATAATGAATCAAATATTATAGAAAATGAGTATAAAAATATTGCTGCGCGGATACCACAGCGATATCCTTTTCTTTTTGTTGACAGAATTATTGAGGTGAGCAAAGACAAGGCTGTATGTATAAAAAATATAAGTCTTACTGATCCGTACTTTGTGGGACATTTTCCTGATGAACCCATTTTTCCGGGAGTATTATTGATTGAAGCCTGTGCGCAGGTTGGAGGTATCATGATTGCCGAACATGAAGAGTATAGCCAAAGAGGGTACATTGCGATGCTTGATAAATTCAAATTTATAGATTTTATCGTACCCGGTGATACTGTGTTTATAACCTGTAATTTAATCAGTCTTTTTGGAAAATTCGTGAAAAGCTCTGTTGAAGCCAGAGTTGATAATAGAATCGTCGGTAAAGGAATGATTACTTATAATTTCAAAAAATAA
- a CDS encoding type II toxin-antitoxin system antitoxin SocA domain-containing protein, translated as MERVINILDYLYTIYPNSGQLSISRVMKLLYLIERRFAINKFEKLTDIEWNLSQYGPFYKNLRSIFNESSNFDVSVRFDENNKEQLIIKFLDKKGVENLSDQTKEVIDFVVNHCKNYSW; from the coding sequence ATGGAAAGAGTTATAAATATCTTAGATTATCTATATACTATATACCCAAATTCTGGACAGCTTTCTATTTCAAGAGTTATGAAACTTTTGTATTTAATAGAACGGAGGTTTGCAATAAATAAGTTCGAAAAACTTACAGATATTGAATGGAATCTGTCACAATATGGACCATTTTATAAAAACCTAAGAAGCATATTTAATGAATCTTCAAATTTTGATGTTTCTGTCAGATTTGATGAAAATAATAAAGAGCAGTTGATTATAAAATTTCTTGATAAAAAAGGTGTAGAGAATTTGTCTGATCAGACTAAAGAAGTTATAGATTTTGTTGTAAATCACTGCAAAAATTATAGTTGGTAA